A part of Escherichia marmotae genomic DNA contains:
- the rplL gene encoding 50S ribosomal protein L7/L12 has translation MSITKDQIIEAVAAMSVMDVVELISAMEEKFGVSAAAAVAVAAGPVEAAEEKTEFDVILKAAGANKVAVIKAVRGATGLGLKEAKDLVESAPAALKEGVSKDDAEALKKALEEAGAEVEVK, from the coding sequence ATGTCTATCACTAAAGATCAAATCATTGAAGCAGTTGCAGCTATGTCTGTAATGGACGTTGTAGAACTGATCTCTGCAATGGAAGAAAAATTCGGTGTTTCCGCTGCTGCTGCTGTAGCTGTAGCTGCTGGCCCGGTTGAAGCTGCTGAAGAAAAAACTGAATTCGACGTAATTCTGAAAGCTGCTGGCGCTAACAAAGTTGCTGTTATCAAAGCAGTACGTGGCGCAACTGGCCTGGGTCTGAAAGAAGCTAAAGACTTGGTAGAATCTGCTCCGGCTGCTCTGAAAGAAGGCGTGAGCAAAGATGACGCTGAAGCACTGAAAAAAGCTCTGGAAGAAGCTGGCGCTGAAGTTGAAGTTAAATAA
- the nusG gene encoding transcription termination/antitermination protein NusG → MSEAPKKRWYVVQAFSGFEGRVATSLREHIKLHNMEELFGEVMVPTEEVVEIRGGQRRKSERKFFPGYVLVQMVMNDASWHLVRSVPRVMGFIGGTSDRPAPISDKEVDAIMNRLQQVGDKPRPKTLFEPGEMVRVNDGPFADFNGVVEEVDYEKSRLKVSVSIFGRATPVELDFSQVEKA, encoded by the coding sequence ATGTCTGAAGCTCCTAAAAAGCGCTGGTACGTCGTTCAGGCGTTTTCCGGTTTTGAAGGCCGCGTAGCAACATCGCTGCGTGAGCATATCAAATTACACAACATGGAAGAGTTGTTTGGCGAAGTCATGGTCCCGACTGAAGAAGTCGTTGAGATCCGTGGCGGTCAGCGTCGCAAAAGCGAACGCAAATTCTTCCCTGGCTACGTCCTCGTTCAGATGGTGATGAACGATGCGAGCTGGCATCTGGTGCGCAGCGTACCGCGTGTGATGGGCTTCATCGGCGGTACTTCCGATCGTCCGGCGCCAATCAGCGATAAAGAAGTCGATGCGATTATGAACCGCCTGCAGCAGGTTGGTGATAAGCCGCGTCCGAAAACGCTGTTTGAACCAGGTGAAATGGTTCGTGTTAATGATGGTCCGTTCGCTGACTTCAACGGTGTCGTTGAAGAGGTTGATTACGAGAAGTCTCGTCTGAAAGTCTCTGTTTCTATCTTTGGTCGTGCGACCCCGGTAGAACTGGACTTCAGCCAGGTTGAAAAAGCCTAA
- the coaA gene encoding type I pantothenate kinase gives MSIKEQTLMTPYLQFDRNQWAALRDSVPMTLSEDEIARLKGINEDLSLEEVAEIYLPLSRLLNFYISSNLRRQAVLEQFLGTNGQRIPYIISIAGSVAVGKSTTARVLQALLSRWPEHRRVELITTDGFLHPNKVLKERGLMKKKGFPESYDMHRLVKFVSDLKSGVPNVTAPVYSHLIYDVIPDGDKTVVQPDILILEGLNVLQSGMDYPHDPHHVFVSDFVDFSIYVDAPEDLLQTWYINRFLKFREGAFTDPDSYFHNYAKLTKEEAINTALTLWKEINWLNLKQNILPTRERASLILTKSANHAVEEVRLRK, from the coding sequence ATGAGTATAAAAGAGCAAACGTTAATGACGCCTTACCTACAGTTTGACCGCAACCAGTGGGCAGCTCTGCGTGATTCCGTACCTATGACGTTATCGGAAGATGAGATCGCCCGTCTCAAAGGTATAAATGAGGATCTCTCGTTAGAAGAAGTTGCCGAGATCTATTTGCCTTTATCGCGTTTGCTGAACTTCTATATAAGCTCAAACTTGCGCCGTCAGGCAGTTCTGGAACAATTTCTTGGTACTAACGGACAACGCATTCCTTACATTATCAGCATCGCGGGTAGCGTTGCGGTGGGGAAAAGTACGACCGCCCGTGTATTACAGGCTCTATTAAGCCGTTGGCCGGAACACCGTCGTGTTGAACTGATCACCACCGATGGTTTTCTTCATCCCAACAAAGTGCTTAAAGAACGTGGTCTGATGAAGAAGAAAGGCTTCCCGGAGTCGTACGATATGCATCGTCTGGTGAAGTTTGTTTCCGATCTAAAATCGGGAGTGCCAAACGTTACAGCACCGGTTTACTCGCATCTTATTTATGATGTGATCCCGGATGGCGATAAAACTGTCGTGCAGCCTGATATTTTAATTCTTGAAGGATTAAATGTCTTACAGAGCGGTATGGATTACCCACACGATCCGCATCATGTTTTTGTTTCTGATTTTGTCGATTTTTCGATATATGTTGATGCTCCTGAAGACTTACTGCAGACATGGTATATCAACCGCTTCCTGAAATTCCGTGAAGGCGCTTTTACAGATCCGGATTCCTATTTCCATAACTACGCTAAATTAACAAAAGAAGAAGCGATCAATACTGCCTTGACGCTTTGGAAGGAAATCAACTGGCTGAACTTAAAGCAAAATATTCTTCCTACTCGCGAACGTGCCAGCCTGATCCTGACCAAAAGTGCTAATCATGCGGTAGAAGAAGTCAGACTACGCAAATAA
- the rplJ gene encoding 50S ribosomal protein L10 — MALNLQDKQAIVAEVSEVAKGALSAVVADSRGVTVDKMTELRKAGREAGVYMRVVRNTLLRRAVEGTPFECLKDAFVGPTLIAYSMEHPGAAARLFKEFAKANAKFEVKAAAFEGELIPASQIDRLATLPTYEEAIARLMATMKEASAGKLVRTLAAVRDAKEAA, encoded by the coding sequence ATGGCTTTAAATCTTCAAGACAAACAAGCGATTGTTGCTGAAGTCAGCGAAGTAGCCAAAGGCGCGCTGTCTGCAGTAGTTGCGGATTCCCGTGGCGTAACTGTAGATAAAATGACTGAACTGCGTAAAGCAGGTCGCGAAGCTGGCGTATACATGCGTGTTGTTCGTAACACCCTGCTGCGTCGTGCTGTTGAAGGTACTCCGTTCGAGTGCCTGAAAGATGCGTTTGTTGGTCCGACCCTTATTGCATACTCTATGGAACATCCGGGCGCTGCTGCTCGTCTGTTCAAAGAGTTCGCGAAAGCGAATGCAAAATTTGAGGTCAAAGCCGCTGCCTTTGAAGGTGAGCTGATCCCGGCGTCTCAGATCGACCGCCTGGCAACTCTGCCGACCTACGAAGAAGCAATTGCACGCCTGATGGCAACCATGAAAGAAGCTTCGGCTGGCAAACTGGTTCGTACTCTGGCTGCTGTACGCGATGCGAAAGAAGCTGCTTAA
- the rplK gene encoding 50S ribosomal protein L11: MAKKVQAYVKLQVAAGMANPSPPVGPALGQQGVNIMEFCKAFNAKTDSIEKGLPIPVVITVYADRSFTFVTKTPPAAVLLKKAAGIKSGSGKPNKDKVGKISRAQLQEIAQTKAADMTGADIEAMTRSIEGTARSMGLVVED, translated from the coding sequence ATGGCTAAGAAAGTACAAGCCTATGTCAAGCTGCAGGTTGCGGCTGGTATGGCTAACCCGAGTCCGCCAGTAGGTCCGGCTCTGGGTCAGCAGGGCGTAAACATCATGGAATTCTGCAAAGCGTTCAACGCAAAAACTGATTCCATCGAAAAAGGTCTGCCGATTCCGGTAGTTATCACCGTTTACGCTGACCGTTCTTTCACTTTCGTTACCAAGACTCCGCCGGCAGCAGTTCTGCTGAAAAAAGCGGCTGGTATCAAGTCTGGTTCCGGTAAGCCGAACAAAGACAAAGTGGGTAAAATTTCCCGCGCTCAGTTGCAGGAAATCGCGCAGACCAAAGCTGCCGACATGACCGGTGCCGACATTGAAGCGATGACTCGCTCCATCGAAGGTACTGCACGTTCCATGGGCCTGGTAGTGGAGGACTAA
- the tuf gene encoding elongation factor Tu, translating to MSKEKFERTKPHVNVGTIGHVDHGKTTLTAAITTVLAKTYGGAARAFDQIDNAPEEKARGITINTSHVEYDTPTRHYAHVDCPGHADYVKNMITGAAQMDGAILVVAATDGPMPQTREHILLGRQVGVPYIIVFLNKCDMVDDEELLELVEMEVRELLSQYDFPGDDTPIVRGSALKALEGDAEWEAKILELAGFLDSYIPEPERAIDKPFLLPIEDVFSISGRGTVVTGRVERGIIKVGEEVEIVGIKETQKSTCTGVEMFRKLLDEGRAGENVGVLLRGIKREEIERGQVLAKPGTIKPHTKFESEVYILSKDEGGRHTPFFKGYRPQFYFRTTDVTGTIELPEGVEMVMPGDNIKMVVTLIHPIAMDDGLRFAIREGGRTVGAGVVAKVLS from the coding sequence ATGTCTAAAGAAAAGTTTGAACGTACAAAACCGCACGTTAACGTCGGTACTATCGGCCACGTTGACCATGGTAAAACAACGCTGACCGCTGCAATCACTACCGTACTGGCTAAAACCTACGGCGGTGCTGCTCGCGCATTCGATCAGATCGATAACGCGCCGGAAGAAAAAGCTCGTGGTATCACCATCAACACTTCTCACGTTGAATACGACACCCCGACCCGTCACTACGCACACGTAGACTGCCCGGGGCACGCCGACTATGTTAAAAACATGATCACTGGTGCTGCTCAGATGGATGGCGCGATCCTGGTTGTTGCTGCGACTGACGGCCCGATGCCGCAAACCCGTGAGCACATCCTGCTGGGTCGTCAGGTAGGCGTTCCGTACATCATCGTGTTCCTGAACAAATGCGACATGGTTGATGACGAAGAGCTGCTGGAACTGGTTGAAATGGAAGTTCGTGAACTTCTGTCTCAGTACGACTTCCCGGGCGACGACACTCCGATCGTTCGTGGTTCTGCACTGAAAGCGCTGGAAGGCGATGCAGAGTGGGAAGCGAAAATCCTGGAACTGGCTGGCTTCCTGGATTCTTACATTCCGGAACCAGAGCGTGCGATTGACAAGCCGTTCCTGCTGCCGATCGAAGACGTATTCTCCATCTCCGGTCGTGGTACTGTTGTTACCGGTCGTGTGGAACGCGGTATCATCAAAGTTGGCGAAGAAGTTGAAATCGTTGGTATCAAAGAGACTCAGAAGTCTACCTGTACTGGCGTTGAAATGTTCCGCAAACTGCTGGACGAAGGCCGTGCTGGTGAGAACGTAGGTGTTCTGCTGCGTGGTATCAAACGTGAAGAAATCGAACGTGGTCAGGTACTGGCTAAGCCGGGCACCATCAAGCCGCACACCAAGTTCGAATCTGAAGTGTACATTCTGTCCAAAGATGAAGGCGGCCGTCATACTCCGTTCTTCAAAGGCTACCGTCCGCAGTTCTACTTCCGTACTACTGACGTGACTGGTACTATCGAACTGCCGGAAGGCGTAGAGATGGTAATGCCGGGCGACAACATCAAAATGGTTGTTACCCTGATCCACCCGATCGCGATGGACGACGGTCTGCGTTTCGCAATCCGTGAAGGCGGCCGTACCGTTGGCGCGGGCGTTGTAGCTAAAGTTCTGAGCTAA
- the secE gene encoding preprotein translocase subunit SecE, producing the protein MSANTEAQGSGRGLEAMKWVVVVALLLVAIVGNYLYRDIMLPLRALAVVILIAAAGGVALLTTKGKATVAFAREARTEVRKVIWPTRQETLHTTLIVAAVTAVMSLILWGLDGILVRLVSFITGLRF; encoded by the coding sequence ATGAGTGCGAATACCGAAGCTCAAGGAAGCGGGCGCGGCCTGGAAGCGATGAAGTGGGTCGTTGTGGTGGCATTGCTCCTGGTGGCAATTGTCGGCAATTACCTTTATCGCGACATTATGCTGCCGCTGCGTGCGCTGGCCGTAGTAATTCTGATTGCTGCAGCGGGTGGTGTCGCGCTGTTAACGACAAAAGGTAAAGCAACCGTTGCTTTTGCCCGTGAAGCGCGTACCGAAGTCCGTAAGGTCATTTGGCCGACTCGCCAGGAAACATTGCACACCACGCTGATTGTGGCTGCGGTTACCGCAGTAATGTCACTGATCCTGTGGGGACTGGATGGTATTCTGGTTCGCCTGGTATCCTTTATCACTGGCCTGAGGTTCTGA
- the rpoB gene encoding DNA-directed RNA polymerase subunit beta, protein MVYSYTEKKRIRKDFGKRPQVLDVPYLLSIQLDSFQKFIEQDPEGQYGLEAAFRSVFPIQSYSGNSELQYVSYRLGEPVFDVQECQIRGVTYSAPLRVKLRLVIYEREAPEGTVKDIKEQEVYMGEIPLMTDNGTFVINGTERVIVSQLHRSPGVFFDSDKGKTHSSGKVLYNARIIPYRGSWLDFEFDPKDNLFVRIDRRRKLPATIILRALNYTTEQILDLFFEKVIFEIRDNKLQMELVPERLRGETASFDIEANGKVYVEKGRRITARHIRQLEKDDVKLIEVPVEYIAGKVVAKDYIDESTGELICAANMELSLDLLAKLSQSGHKRIETLFTNDLDHGPYISETLRVDPTNDRLSALVEIYRMMRPGEPPTREAAESLFENLFFSEDRYDLSAVGRMKFNRSLLREEIEGSGILSKDDIIDVMKKLIDIRNGKGEVDDIDHLGNRRIRSVGEMAENQFRVGLVRVERAVKERLSLGDLDTLMPQDMINAKPISAAVKEFFGSSQLSQFMDQNNPLSEITHKRRISALGPGGLTRERAGFEVRDVHPTHYGRVCPIETPEGPNIGLINSLSVYAQTNEYGFLETPYRKVTDGVVTDEIHYLSAIEEGNYVIAQANSNLDEEGHFVEDLVTCRSKGESSLFSRDQVDYMDVSTQQVVSVGASLIPFLEHDDANRALMGANMQRQAVPTLRADKPLVGTGMERAVAVDSGVTAVAKRGGVVQYVDASRIVIKVNEDEMYPGEAGIDIYNLTKYTRSNQNTCINQMPCVSLGEPVERGDVLADGPSTDLGELALGQNMRVAFMPWNGYNFEDSILVSERVVQEDRFTTIHIQELACVSRDTKLGPEEITADIPNVGEAALSKLDESGIVYIGAEVTGGDILVGKVTPKGETQLTPEEKLLRAIFGEKASDVKDSSLRVPNGVSGTVIDVQVFTRDGVEKDKRALEIEEMQLKQAKKDLSEELQILEAGLFSRIRAVLVAGGVEAEKLDKLPRDRWLELGLTDEEKQNQLEQLAEQYDELKHEFEKKLEAKRRKITQGDDLAPGVLKIVKVYLAVKRRIQPGDKMAGRHGNKGVISKINPIEDMPYDENGTPVDIVLNPLGVPSRMNIGQILETHLGMAAKGIGDKINAMLKQQQEVAKLREFIQRAYDLGADVRQKVDLSTFSDEEVMRLAENLRKGMPIATPVFDGAKEAEIKELLKLGDLPTSGQITLYDGRTGEQFERPVTVGYMYMLKLNHLVDDKMHARSTGSYSLVTQQPLGGKAQFGGQRFGEMEVWALEAYGAAYTLQEMLTVKSDDVNGRTKMYKNIVDGNHQMEPGMPESFNVLLKEIRSLGINIELEDE, encoded by the coding sequence ATGGTTTACTCCTATACCGAGAAAAAACGTATTCGTAAGGATTTTGGTAAACGTCCACAAGTTCTGGATGTGCCTTATCTCCTTTCTATCCAGCTTGACTCGTTTCAGAAATTTATCGAGCAAGATCCTGAAGGGCAGTATGGTCTGGAAGCTGCTTTCCGTTCCGTGTTCCCGATTCAGAGCTACAGCGGTAATTCCGAGCTGCAATACGTCAGCTACCGCCTTGGCGAACCAGTGTTTGACGTCCAGGAATGTCAAATCCGTGGCGTGACCTATTCCGCACCGCTGCGCGTTAAACTGCGTCTGGTGATCTATGAGCGCGAAGCGCCGGAAGGCACCGTAAAAGACATTAAAGAACAAGAAGTCTACATGGGCGAAATTCCGCTCATGACTGACAACGGTACTTTTGTTATCAATGGTACTGAGCGTGTTATCGTTTCCCAGTTGCACCGTAGTCCGGGCGTCTTCTTCGACTCCGACAAAGGTAAAACCCACTCTTCGGGTAAAGTACTGTATAACGCGCGTATTATTCCTTACCGTGGTTCCTGGCTGGACTTCGAATTCGATCCGAAGGACAACCTGTTCGTACGTATCGACCGTCGCCGTAAACTGCCTGCGACCATCATTCTGCGTGCCCTGAATTACACCACTGAACAGATCCTCGACCTGTTCTTCGAAAAAGTTATTTTCGAAATCCGTGATAACAAGCTGCAGATGGAACTGGTGCCGGAACGCCTGCGTGGTGAAACCGCATCTTTTGACATCGAAGCTAACGGTAAAGTGTACGTAGAAAAAGGCCGCCGTATTACTGCGCGCCACATTCGCCAACTGGAAAAAGACGACGTAAAACTGATCGAAGTCCCGGTTGAGTACATCGCAGGTAAAGTAGTTGCTAAAGACTATATTGATGAGTCTACCGGCGAGCTGATCTGCGCAGCGAACATGGAGCTGAGCTTGGATCTGCTGGCTAAGCTGAGCCAGTCTGGTCACAAGCGTATCGAAACGCTGTTCACCAACGATCTGGATCACGGCCCGTATATCTCTGAAACCTTACGTGTCGACCCAACTAATGACCGTCTGAGCGCACTGGTAGAAATCTACCGTATGATGCGTCCTGGCGAGCCGCCGACTCGTGAAGCCGCTGAAAGCCTGTTTGAGAACCTGTTCTTCTCCGAAGACCGCTATGACCTGTCTGCGGTTGGTCGTATGAAGTTCAACCGTTCTCTGCTGCGTGAAGAAATTGAAGGTTCTGGTATCCTGAGCAAAGACGACATCATTGATGTTATGAAAAAGCTCATTGATATCCGTAACGGTAAAGGCGAAGTCGATGATATCGACCACCTCGGCAACCGTCGTATCCGTTCTGTTGGCGAAATGGCTGAAAACCAGTTCCGCGTTGGCCTGGTACGTGTAGAGCGTGCGGTGAAAGAGCGTCTGTCTCTGGGCGATCTGGATACCCTGATGCCTCAGGACATGATCAACGCCAAGCCGATTTCTGCAGCAGTGAAAGAGTTCTTTGGTTCCAGTCAGTTGTCTCAGTTTATGGACCAGAACAACCCACTGTCTGAGATTACGCACAAACGTCGTATCTCCGCACTCGGCCCAGGCGGTCTGACCCGTGAACGCGCAGGCTTCGAGGTTCGAGACGTACACCCGACTCACTACGGTCGCGTATGTCCAATCGAAACCCCTGAAGGTCCGAACATCGGTCTGATCAACTCCCTGTCCGTGTACGCACAGACTAACGAATACGGCTTCCTTGAGACTCCGTATCGTAAAGTAACCGACGGTGTTGTAACTGACGAAATTCACTACCTGTCTGCTATCGAAGAAGGCAACTACGTTATCGCCCAGGCGAACTCCAACCTGGATGAAGAAGGCCACTTCGTAGAAGATCTGGTAACCTGCCGTAGCAAAGGCGAATCCAGCTTGTTCAGCCGCGACCAGGTTGACTACATGGACGTATCCACCCAGCAGGTGGTATCCGTCGGTGCGTCCCTGATCCCGTTCCTTGAACACGATGACGCCAACCGTGCATTGATGGGTGCGAACATGCAACGTCAGGCCGTTCCGACTCTGCGTGCTGATAAGCCGCTGGTTGGTACTGGTATGGAACGTGCTGTTGCCGTTGACTCCGGTGTAACTGCGGTTGCTAAACGTGGTGGTGTCGTTCAGTACGTGGATGCTTCTCGTATCGTTATCAAAGTTAACGAAGACGAGATGTACCCGGGCGAAGCAGGTATCGATATCTACAACCTGACCAAGTACACCCGTTCTAACCAGAACACCTGTATCAACCAGATGCCATGTGTTTCTCTGGGTGAGCCGGTAGAACGTGGCGACGTGCTGGCAGACGGTCCGTCCACCGACCTCGGTGAACTGGCGCTCGGTCAGAACATGCGCGTGGCGTTCATGCCGTGGAACGGCTACAACTTCGAAGACTCCATCCTCGTATCCGAGCGTGTTGTTCAGGAAGACCGTTTCACCACCATCCACATCCAGGAGCTGGCGTGTGTGTCTCGTGACACCAAGCTGGGGCCAGAAGAGATCACCGCTGATATCCCGAACGTGGGTGAAGCTGCGCTCTCCAAACTGGATGAATCCGGTATCGTTTACATTGGTGCGGAAGTGACCGGTGGCGACATTCTGGTTGGTAAGGTAACGCCGAAAGGTGAAACCCAACTGACCCCAGAAGAGAAACTGTTGCGTGCGATCTTCGGTGAGAAAGCGTCTGACGTTAAAGACTCTTCTCTACGTGTACCAAACGGTGTATCCGGTACGGTTATCGACGTTCAGGTCTTTACTCGCGATGGCGTAGAAAAAGACAAACGTGCGCTGGAAATCGAAGAAATGCAGCTCAAACAGGCGAAGAAAGACCTGTCTGAAGAACTGCAGATCCTCGAAGCGGGTCTGTTCAGCCGTATCCGAGCTGTGCTGGTAGCCGGTGGTGTTGAAGCTGAGAAGCTCGACAAACTGCCGCGCGATCGCTGGCTGGAACTGGGCCTGACCGACGAAGAGAAACAAAATCAGCTAGAACAACTGGCTGAGCAGTATGACGAACTGAAACACGAGTTCGAGAAGAAACTCGAAGCGAAACGCCGCAAAATCACCCAGGGTGACGATCTGGCACCGGGCGTGCTGAAGATTGTTAAGGTATATCTGGCCGTTAAACGCCGTATCCAGCCTGGTGACAAGATGGCAGGTCGTCACGGTAACAAGGGTGTAATTTCTAAGATCAACCCGATCGAAGATATGCCTTACGATGAAAACGGTACGCCGGTAGACATCGTACTGAACCCGCTAGGCGTACCGTCTCGTATGAACATCGGTCAGATTCTGGAAACCCACCTGGGTATGGCTGCTAAAGGTATCGGTGACAAGATCAATGCCATGCTGAAACAGCAGCAGGAAGTCGCGAAACTGCGCGAGTTCATCCAGCGTGCCTACGATCTGGGCGCTGACGTTCGTCAGAAAGTTGACCTGAGTACCTTCAGCGATGAAGAAGTGATGCGCCTGGCTGAAAACCTGCGCAAAGGTATGCCGATCGCAACGCCGGTATTCGACGGTGCGAAAGAAGCGGAAATTAAAGAGCTTCTGAAACTTGGCGACCTGCCGACTTCTGGTCAGATCACCCTGTACGACGGCCGCACTGGTGAACAGTTCGAACGCCCGGTAACCGTAGGTTACATGTACATGCTGAAACTGAACCACCTGGTCGACGACAAGATGCACGCGCGTTCTACCGGTTCTTACAGCCTGGTTACTCAGCAGCCGCTGGGTGGTAAGGCACAGTTCGGTGGTCAGCGTTTCGGGGAGATGGAAGTGTGGGCGCTGGAAGCATACGGCGCGGCATACACCCTGCAGGAAATGCTCACCGTTAAGTCTGATGACGTGAACGGTCGTACCAAGATGTATAAGAACATCGTGGACGGCAACCATCAGATGGAACCGGGCATGCCAGAATCCTTCAACGTATTGTTGAAAGAGATTCGTTCGCTGGGTATCAACATCGAACTGGAAGACGAGTAA
- the rplA gene encoding 50S ribosomal protein L1, protein MAKLTKRMRVIREKVDATKQYDINEAIALLKELATAKFVESVDVAVNLGIDARKSDQNVRGATVLPHGTGRSVRVAVFTQGANAEAAKAAGAELVGMEDLADQIKKGEMNFDVVIASPDAMRVVGQLGQVLGPRGLMPNPKVGTVTPNVAEAVKNAKAGQIRYRNDKNGIIHTTIGKVDFDADKLKENLEALLVALKKAKPTQAKGVYIKKVSISTTMGAGVAVDQAGLSASAN, encoded by the coding sequence ATGGCTAAACTGACCAAGCGCATGCGTGTTATCCGCGAGAAAGTTGATGCGACCAAACAGTACGACATCAACGAAGCTATCGCTCTGCTGAAAGAGCTGGCGACTGCTAAATTCGTAGAAAGCGTGGACGTTGCTGTTAACCTCGGCATCGACGCTCGTAAATCTGACCAGAACGTACGTGGCGCAACTGTACTGCCGCACGGTACTGGCCGTTCCGTTCGCGTAGCCGTATTTACCCAGGGCGCAAATGCTGAAGCTGCTAAAGCTGCAGGCGCTGAGCTGGTAGGTATGGAAGATCTGGCTGATCAGATCAAGAAAGGCGAAATGAACTTTGACGTTGTTATTGCTTCTCCGGATGCAATGCGCGTTGTTGGCCAACTGGGCCAGGTTCTGGGTCCGCGCGGCCTGATGCCAAACCCGAAAGTGGGTACTGTAACGCCGAACGTAGCTGAAGCGGTTAAAAACGCTAAAGCTGGCCAGATCCGTTACCGTAACGACAAAAACGGCATCATCCACACTACCATCGGTAAAGTGGACTTTGACGCTGACAAACTGAAAGAAAACCTGGAAGCTCTGCTGGTTGCGCTGAAAAAAGCAAAACCTACTCAGGCGAAAGGCGTGTACATCAAGAAAGTTAGCATCTCCACCACCATGGGTGCAGGTGTTGCAGTTGACCAGGCTGGCCTGAGCGCTTCTGCAAACTAA